gccggggaCCACCGGAGGGCAGCAGCCACCGGGGGAACAGCGGCGGGGAGCCGGGGGTGCGGCCCGAGGAGGGAgcggaggggccggggccggggcccaGCCGTGcgcccccgggggctgcgcgcagcgggggcggccccgggcgctgcggggctctgcggggctctgcggggctcccgctgccgccgctccgccccggtcccggccccgccccggcGCGGAACAGGATGCGGCCACATCCGCTTCCCGCAGCGCTCGGCGCGGCCCCGGAGGAAGGTgagcggcgggggcggccgggggcggccccgggcacgggcacggccccgggcGCGGCTCCGGCCGGGTGACGGCGCGGCCCCGCTGGGTGCCCCCCGGCGGCTGCCGGCAGCGGGGGGGCCGGGGTCGGGGTCGGCGgggcccccccgagccccccggagccccccgagcCGCCCCCTGCTCGGCCGGCGCGGGGGCAGCATGAGCGCGGCCAAGCCCAAGCGCATCAAGTTCTCCGAGGAGGAGAAATTCCTCATCCTGGAGGAGTTCAGCCTGCGCAAGGACATCCTCATCCCCAAGAGCGGCCGCTACAAGAACACGCTGGACCGGCAGCGGGCCTGGGAGGAGATCGCGGCCGCCGTCAACTCGCTGAGCCCCCTGGTGCAGCGCACGCCCGACGAGATCCGCAAGAAGTGGCACAACATGGTCATCGACGCCCGCAAGGAGCTGGCCATGGAGAAGCACCCGCTGCTCCGCCAGCGGCCCCAGGAGAAGCTCTTCCACAACATCTTCGCCCTCTTCAACAAGCCCAGCCCGCCGCTGCCCGACCCGCTGCTCTCGGGGTCGTCCTTCAGGGTGACGGCAGCCGGGGTCCCGCCGGGGCCACCCGCGCCCCTCTGCGTGGCCGGGGGGATGCTGGAGGTCGCCCCGGACTTGCTGCTGCACGGCCAGAGCGGTGCCGCTGCCCCGGCCCGCGGGATGCTCTGTGCCACCGgcacccccggccccgctcccgaTGGCTTCCTTGGCACCCCCAGTGCAGAGCCCGACTCCAAGCAGAGCTTGCTGCCGGCAGGCCCGCAGCCCGGCGTGGAGAAGAGACTGCTGCCCCCCGGCACGGCAGCCCCCGGTCCCGCCTCGCTGCAGGGCACGGCCCCGGTGCTGCTGTCCAGctcccccgagcccccccggaTCAAGTGCCCGCTGAGCCCGGCGCTGGCGTGGCCGTGCCTCGGTGTGACGGCGAGCCCCATGGCGCAGAGCGGGGACAGCCCTGGCCCCCCGGCCTCCCAGGAGAACGGTGAGGTGCCCGCCTTTCTGCCTAACCTTCTGCCTCTTCCCCCGTGCCCACCCGACCCTACCCGGGGTCAGCCAGCCCCGCACCGAAGCTCCCAGCCCCGTTTCCGAAGTCTCCAGGATGCTCAGCCCCGGCGGGGTGAGCTCCCCAAACCCacgcagctctgcagccaggctggctgccagctccagtccaggcaggagctgtgctgctgagcgATGCTCCAGCTGTTGGGGTCTCCTCTGCCACGGCCCATCTGCCCAAAATGTGCCTTTTCCCGGCCTCTCCCCCTGCCAGTGCCACGTCTGTGCCGCACaggggccgcatcctgccctgctccgCCCTGGACCCATCACGGCAGCATGCGGAGGTAGCTCAGGGGCAGGCTGAATCCTGCAGGTTTGAGCTTTTGGAGGCTCACAGGGGCTGCAcacagcacccccagcctgtccccagcacaCGGCTGTGCCTCCATCCCCATCACAGACAGCCCGGCTCACCTCAGTGATGGAAAGGGCACtgcaggagggagagaaagcacAGGAGGCAGCGATTGCCCGggctctgcctcctctcctgctcTAACTCCTTCCTTTGCTCCATGCAGGCAGCCCGACGGCACCGGCCGAGCCCCTGCTGgggccgcggggctgcggccACACAGCCCGGGAGGTGTCGGAGAAGCAGAGCCAGCTGCACACGGAGAtcctggagctgcagaaggagaccctgcagctgcagaaggagaagatcctgctggagaaggagaagctCCTCCTGGAAATCATCAAACTCCGCCGGGAGCTGGGCACGTGAGGGTGCTGCGGGCagcggggcggcgcggggcagCTGCCCCCATGGTGGgaatggggacggggacggggacggggacaagCTGCTCGCCCGGCGATGGGCACCGTGATACCTtcagcccctgcctgctgcagggtggGGATGGTTCCTCTGGGAGCCCTGTCCCATGGCCACGATCCACCAGCCCGTTCTCCCGGGGGATACGGGACATTTCAGAGCACCCTGGGCGCTGGCACTTGGCTGAATAAAGGTGAGCTCTGCAGTACCAGCGCCCAGTGTGTAGGGCAGGGACGGGGTGGGGGTCCCGCAGGTAAGGGAACGGGATGGGGGGCGGCTGTGGGCTGACACGTGGCAGGCAGTGAGCGTgggcagccccgcggggacAGCGTCCTGCACAAACAGCATCGCCAGAGCCTCGCCTTGCTTTCCACGCCGAGCTTTAATCTCGCTCCACAAACCACACGCAGCAGCCGAGATGCCCTTGACGTTTCGCTGCAGTCAGGTTAACGACGCCCCAAAACCACGCTGGTCGGGGTGGAAGCACGCTGCCTGCCGCCCTGCGTGCTCCCCAATGCCTGCTCGGGGGCTcgttgctgctgctggtgtggcAGCGGGGCAGGACAGCGCTGCCGTGtcctcccacctcctgctggaGTCAGCCTCCGCTCCTCCCGTGTTAGTCACTGGGCTGCGGGCTGAGCAGTTCCCTCGTTTTTTAGCAGTGGCAatggcagaggagctgcctcCCCTCAccgcaggcaggcagcaagcgTGCGGAGGGCTGAAATTAAAGCAGGGCGGGGACGTTCCTGTTTCATTTCCCCGCTTTTTCAAATCAGAAGGGAGGGGAGTTTCGGCTCACCTTCCCGGGGGGGGGCTACACAAAGACAAGTGCTGGCGAGGGGCAGGTGCAGCCGTCCtgcagcgcctcccgcacccaGGAGCCCTGACACCCCAACACGGAGGCGGCCACCCAGAATGTCCTGGAAGGGAAATCGGGCACAGGTTGCTGCTGTGAGAATCAAAGCGAGGTGCTGCGGGAGCTGCTCTTGGGTTTTTAGGGGGGGGACGCCCCTCGGGGAGGCGTAGTGCCACCTACCTGGCTCCTTGCAGCCCGTGCCCGTCGCAGCGGGGGTGGCCGTGGTGTGTGTCCCCCCAGCACTGGACGCACACGCGCCGGTCCCGCTGCAGCTGGCGGCTCCAGGGCTGCCCCTGGCAGGCGGCCGCCACCTGCATCAGGCGGAAAAAGccgcaggagctggggaggggggagctggcggggaggggggagacAGGAGAAATAACATCGGTTGGAGGGCCggggggggatgctgcagggtgTGCTCGGTGGGCAGGTTGGGGGTGTCTAGGGGTCGGGGTTGTGCAGGGGGTGGGAAGGgcagtggggtttggggggggcgGTGCAAAGGGGCGATCGGTTTTGGGGGGCTGCAAATGGGTCATGGGGTTTGGGGCTGTGAAGGGGGCAAGTTTTGGGTGCAGGGAGCGTGCACAGAggccacagctcccagcaggatGCACGGGGTCCGTAGCTTTGGAGGGGCTGTGCAAAGGGGCCACAGTTTGGGGTGCCAAGGGGCCACCAGGACGCTGCCCTGCACCTACCTGGGAGCCTCCTCCGGCCTCTGCAGCCCGGCTCTTCTCCAGGGATCCCTGAAGTCCCGGCTGAAGGAGTCGGGGAGCACCTTGGCCACCCCTGGCACGGAAGCAGCGGGGTCACAGCTGCCCCGGTGTGGGCAGCGGGGACAAACATCATGGTGTGTGGGTCTGGAAGGGGGTACACCTTACCTTTGGCGGCCCCACAAGTTGGGTCATCCCCCAGGCACCCGCGGCGCTGCTTGAGGTCGGGGCAGGGCTCCCCGCCGTGCCGGGGTGGGACGGTGACCTGGCGGCTGCGGCCCCTGCTGCCGACCCCACatggggagctgcagctgctccagggtCCCCAGGGTCCCACCACGCAGCCCACCGCTGCGAGGCAGGgtggagggaaaagagggagaaaaaagctTAAATAGTGTAAAGGACAAAGGGGAGAAGCTGCAAACGGGAAAGTGGGACCCCCCCGTGGCTCATCCCCCCACCCAGCAGCATTGTGTGCCGCTTCCGGAGGCTTTTATTCTCGTGCTGCTGCATCGAGCTGAGCTGGGACCCCACTAATCTCCGCGGAGATTAGGGAAGGCTGACGGCTGCGATTGTCCCAGGGCCGTGTCCCTCAGCTCTGTgcatcccagcacagccccagccctgggtcCCGTGTCCCCACGCAGCGGTGGCAGGCGTGCTGCTGGCCCAAAGGGTCACTGCGGGCGTTGTGGGGGCAGCATCACCCCGTTATTTTCGGCTGCAGGCTCCGTCACTGCACAGGGAGCAGCCGGAATGCCCCAGTGGGGAAAAAGTGGAGAACAGGACATTGCTCCAATGGCAAAAACCTGCCAGCACGCACAGCCAcccgggctgggggctccttGCTGCTGTCCCCACTAAGAGCTACCTGCTGGTGACCACTCTGCTGTCACCCATCGTTACCGGCTGCGCTAACGAGAGGCATCGCCCGTCCCCTGCCAGCCTGGGGCCAGCCCGAGCTGTACCCAAGAATCCCGAGGGGTCAGCCCCACAAGCCTGCAGCTGAGGGGCTGAGCCTGAccccctctccccatccccacactCACCGGCGCGGCGGCACGAGGCCTGGTAGTCCTGGCAGCAGTCGCCCGTCCTCTCGCAGTAGGAGTCGCAGTAGCAGCGAGCCCGGTGGGTGCCCGGGGCCCAGCAGGCGTTGTTCCTGCCCGGGCAGCAGCGGTGCCGGCAGCCGCCCAGCACGTAGCTGGCGGCCAGCAGCCACCCCCcgcacagcagcagccctcgCATGCTGCCCCgcagtgtccctgtccccgcGGGTCCCGCTGGGGCCGGCTGTCCCCCcggggggggagctgggctgcgCCGCCCCTCGGCTGGACGCGGGGATCAAGCACGTCTCGTTCTGCTCCAGCGCCCCGGCTCCGGGCTGTGCGGGTGGGTGTGAGGATGCCACGGCACAAGCCCCAGCCCCAACGGGGGTGATGCAAAGCATAGGGAAGGAAGGGCTTGCTacagccctgctcccctcccgcagcccccatCCTGGCACTGATGAAGCCCCCAGCCATGCTGAGGTGGTGGCACAGCCCTGTGACCATCACGCTGCCACCTTGCCAggctccctgccacccccaggACCTCGGGCACCTGCACACGATGGGCAAAAGTGGTACTGGCATCCCCAGGCATCGCCCCCACGCTTGCAGAAAGCCCAGAGCAGGGTTCAGGGCTCTCCTTggctgggggaggcagagcagcGATGCCCTGGGGATTTATCTCAGCCCAGCGCAAGACCCAGGAGATTCGGGGTGCAGCACCTGCTCCACCCAGCGCCCCGGGTACCCCCAGTGAGGCTGGGACCCGAACAatgccgcagcagcagcagcccccatgACCGCAGCACCACGGGGCGCACCCTGCACTCACCCCGCCAGGGCCACCCTGCACAGCACTGCCCGCACACCACCGCAGCCGCTAAAGCCAGACCGATTTTATTCAAATTGCGAAtgtaaaacagaataataataataacaataaaaaaaaaaaacaaacctcactGGCTTCAAAGCAGAAAGCCCCAGGGGAATCGCTCCCAggctttcctctttcctccttgGCCCTCCCGCGCTAGTGTTAAGGCTGTGCTCGGGGCTGACAACACGACAAGGGGAGGGCAGCTCGAGCCCCGCGCCCGCTCCCCCGGGGAAAGTTTTGGCACGAACGCGGAGGGGCCGAGCCCCGGCGCGGGGCAGGGCAAGGCTGCGGCGCGGGTGTTAGTGACGGGTCGGGGTGAAGCTCCGAAAGCTACGGGGTCACCTATGGGGCCGCCTCGGGGAGCGGAACGGGAGGCGgcgggagggcagggggggaaTGTGGAAGAAGGGTTTTGCATCGGAGGTTGCCCCCAGCCGAGGGGATGTGCCAAGGGGCCAAGTCTCAGACGGGGGCTGCGCCTCCCCGCCCCGTCTCTCGCACGCGTCTCAACTGTAAACCGCAAGTGGAGGGGGCACCCGGCTCGCCCCGGTCCTGTCCCCCGGATAAGGGGGATCAAGGGCCTGGGCGACTCTGGGTGGTGCCTGCTCAGCACCCCGGGATGAGGGGTACCTGGGGTGAGGTGCTGCACCCCGAGCAGCCTGGGAGCACGGTGCACCCCAAGGGTGGCGCTGGGGCATCACACCGGCACGGCTCGCAGGTGGCTCTCAGCAGCCCCAAAAAGAGCTGGTCCCAAGCAGCCGGCAGCTtgaggggctgcagctgctggctgccggGGTGCAGAACCAGGGGCCACGAGGAGGTGGCACTGGGTTCATCCCAGCCGGGGAATGGGGCTGGCGCATCCCGCTGGGACACAAAGCCACCGTGCTCCGGGCAGGCACAGCCTGGGGCGTGGGGGTGCAGCTTCCCCCGCCTCCCCGGCCGTGTTCACGCACAACCAATAATTTAAACGGCTCCACGGATTGTTCCTATAAATAAAGGCTGCTGGGTtggcagagggaggggggacGGGAAGGCCGGGTGGTGATCCCGGCCCGCAGACACGTGCGGGAGACTTGGGCCCTTGGCGGCGGCGGCAGCTCCGGCCTTGGTCATCGCTCTCCAGCTGCGGCCTCGCGGTGGTGGCGGAGGCGTGCGGCCACCCCGGCCCGCGCCGCTCAGTCTGTTTTCCACACCTTGTTGAGGAACTTGACCACCTCGTCGTAGATGACGAAGACAATGGCCACGTCGAGGCAGACGCGGCCCAGGCGAGGCACCGTGCCCTTGTAGAACCTGCCGGGGACGGAGAGGGTGGTGGGTGGGAGCCAAGGGGATGCCCCACAAGTGCCCTCATTGCCCttgtcctcctgcagctgggtcaAACCTCACCCCCCTCACCCAGGCCTGTCCCCCAGCTCGGGCTGACCTCGCTCCCACCCATCTCCAGCCCCAATCCCACACCCGCAGGAGGGCTTACGCCAGGGGTCCCTCGTATTTCATGATCTGGTAGGCGCAGTCCCAGGTGCTCTTGTACTTGTGCGCTTCCAGCCCCTGCGGGGAGTAGAAAGAAGGGTCAGATACTGGAGTCAGGGCACCTGGGAGGGATTTAGGGGCGATGCAGAGCTGGAGTGAGTCAGGAGGAACTGACAGGTGGGAACAGTGAGCATGGGGTATCTTTGTGCCATACCTGCATCCTGGTCTTCACCACGTCCAAGGGGGTGTTGCCGAAGACGCTCGCAGCTCCTGCGAGGGCTCCAAACACCCCTGTGACGAAGGGGTTGATGACTTTGTTGGGATCATCccctggagaggaggagaggttGAGAAGTGGTGACCAAGCTCAGCTCACAGAGAAGGCCACCAGGTTTGGCTGACAGAGGGCAGGTGAGGAGATGCTTCAGCACCAGGGCCCTTCAGCCCCCGACAGCCAGGACGCCCTTCCCCTGGCTTTCATCGTGCCCCATCACAAGGGGCTGAGccggggtggcactgggggggcacggggacacggTACCTTTGTACCAGTTCTTGAGGGACGTCATGACGAAGAAGCGGATGGCCTGGTTGGATCCTTGCTTGAGGACGGTCGCGGTTAAGCCCTGGTAGGTCCCCTTCAGCCCTGCGGTGAGGGAAGGTGTTGGAGAGGAGCACCAGCCTCGTCCCAAACCCACCCCGAGGGGGCCCCATGCAGCTCCACAGCCTCCGGTACAGACCAGGCCTTGGCGCTGGCCTCCTCCAAGCCACAGGTCCCAGCCTCTGCCCGTCCCCACAGCACGGGGGTGGCCAGGTCCCCTGACACTGCTTCCCCGTGACTCACCCTGTTCCCGAACGATCTCCCTGACGCCGTGGAAGAAGCCGCGGTATTTCGGCTTGGGGGAGCACTGGTCGTGGATAAACTTCACCTGCGGGGAGACGGCGCGTTGGTGCCGGCCAAGGCCAGGAGGCCAGGGGCTCCTCCGGGGAGGAGACAAGAGCCAGGACCCCCTGTCTGCCCCCCACCTTGACGGTCTCCATGGggcacaccaccaccaccgcctcGGCCACGCCGGCACCCAGCCCGCAGATGAGGCCCCGCGTGCTGTCCAGCCGGCCCTTCTCGTCTCTCATCTGGTTGCTGAGGAACTCGAACATGCCGAACCTGCGGAGAGGCCGCGGTGACAACCCCGGGGGTGCCCCACACACCCCACCAAGGGACAGGGGGATGCTGAGCCCAAAGCCAACCCCGCTTTGCTGCTGTGAAAACGCcactgagcacagcccagggaCCCCCCCGTGGCGCAGGGGACACCTACCTCACGGCGGCCTTGGGGATGGAGCCGTACACCAGCGAGCTGAGGCCCCGGTACAGCCCCCGGATGCCATGGTCACGGACGGTCTGCTTCACACAGTCCCCTGGGGCAGAGCACAGCGGTGTCACCGCCACCCGACGTGCCAAGGGTCCCGGTGCTCACCCCCCCAGACCTGCTCGCTGCCCCCCCGGAGCCTCCAGGCCCGGCCCCTCACCGATGCCCTTGTAGCGGGGCGGGTTGGCCTTCTCGTCCAGCTGCAGCTGCGTCTTCACATACTCGGTGGGGAATGTAATGCAGATCTCGATCCCTCCGGCGAGGCCACCTGGAAGACAGGAGGGGAaatctgggctgcagcagcaccgtCCTGGCCCCGGACCCCGTGGACATGGTGGCTGTCTGACCAGGAAGGGCCAGGTTACCAGAAACATGCAGCGAGCgagcattttcctttggaaacCGCCTGTTTTGGTGCTCTGTGAAACCACTGCTCCCTCACCAACCGGCTGCAGCCTGGAGGCGAGGAGGTGCCATTTACAAACCCAACACAGCCAAACGGCACCACGCATGCCCCATCCAAACCCCTGCCCCTATTGCGAGGCACGGAGCTCACCCCACAACCTCCTCACGTccctctccagcagctcagcagcagcggGAGCCCACTTGCAGACAGCGCGGTGCCGGCACAGAGGCACAATTATAATCAACCCCCTCCGGCTGCCCTGCCAGGGCCCATGCGGAAGAAGCTGCCGCGTGCTGATTACAGGGGCTGAGGACGTGCCTGCTGCACTGCGCTGCCCAAGGCCACACCAGCACCTCGGGCACCATCACCATCCTGTGCACCCAGAGCtttgggagcagcagcaccaagcccGGGGGATTCACACCGCCTGAGGGGGTTTAATCCCAGTTTCGCTGCATGCTGGCGCCTGCTCCTGGCAAACAGCTCTTGCATCTcgcctcctccagcagcatttGGGCTCCCCAGCACGCAGCCTCACCAGCATGGCCCTGGTTGGTGCCACAGGGTGTCCCCAGCAGGGACTGGCCCcccggggcaggagcagggtgagGCAGGCAGTGGGGTTATTCCGGTCTGCAGCAAAACACGCGGCCCCCGTGCTGCACAGCAGAGCACGGCTCGACTTATCAGCACTCCAACGTGCCCAGCAAGGCGACGCTGATAGGGGACAGAGGCTGCTCcttggctgcagcagtgcctgggggtgctgggaagCCCGAGCTGGCAGGATGGGAGCTCGGCACCAGCACCGGGAGGGTGCCAAAGCGCTGGGTACATGCTGGTCATGCTGTGCCAGCTCCCAGCGTGGGTGCCAAAGCAGAGCACATTTCCAAAAGCAGTGTCTCAATTCCTCTCCCAGCAGACAGGCACTgaagccagcagctgccaccacTGCAGGGCGAAACCTGCGGGGCcctggcacccacagccccctctCAGCCAGCACAAACCCCTCTTGTCAGCCCCTGGCATCCCAGCTGGCAGCACCCGCAGCAGCGCTGCCCTATCTCAGACTCAGCCTTCTGAAAGCAGAGGGCAACGGCCCCACTGGGGGCCATCCCAAAGGACTTTTCAGAGTGATGCAGGGGGCCAAGAGCATCATCCCTCACAGGGGACAcggggccagccccagcacacacagGGGCCTCTTGTTCTCCTCCTGGCTCTCTGAGAGCAGTGATGCgagagcagcagccccggcacgCCGAGCACCACGCTGCTCCCCACCGCTGCCACACTGCGGATGTTTCACGAGCTGTCAATATTTGCTCCCGCTCGTTCCCCCGttgccagctgctgccctggcagcTCCCAGAGCAGGGAAGCACCCGAAACAAACCACAGCCCAGGGAACAGCAGCGCCCGCGGGCAGGGCAGACAAAgcaagcagaggcagcagggagggatgctgctgggggggccATGCCCAGGCACCACAGAGCCTCTGCAGCACCCCGGCTGTTTTGGGACAGGACACACAGCTCTGGCATGCCAGGACAGCGTGGGAACTCTGAGCTTTGGGcagctttttcctcctttcctctgcctgcagagcaaCATGAGCCAGCCAGGCAGGCAAGCCAAGCAGaggtcctgccctgctgcctcagCTTTGTCTCCCCACGCTGTTTTATTCCAGCAGAAACCTTATTCTATGCAAATAAATCACCCCATCCCCTGCAAGCCAGCCCAGCACTGGGTCCTTCCAACACGCCCTCCCTCGCCGGGGGTGCAGAGGGCCCTGCAACCTGTTTACCCGGACTTTAACCGGCCGCTGCAGCTCTTGCAACACTGCGGagtcagcaccagcagcagcgaCCGCTCAGGAGGTGAAAGAGCAAGCGGGCCCGCGACAGCCAAGGCTCTCAGCCATTAGCTAGATGAGATGGAGAGAGGACAAGGACGTCCTTCAGGGATGCATCGAGGGGGGCTCTGCCAGTGCCAGGGCTCGCTCCCTGCCTGCACTGAGCCCGCAGGCACTGCCAGCACACCCAGACCCGGTGGAAAGGCAGAGGAGGGCACCCGCTGTCAAAAACACGCTTGGCATTACTTCCCCAGAATAAATATAATTcactttttggatgggtgaGGCCAGTGTTGGGCCACAGCTCTTGGACACTGCCACGGGGACTtggcaggaaggagaaaagggttTTTGGGGACAGCAGAAGGGCACTGCCCTGTGGCTCGGGCATGAGCACGCACAGCTCATGACAATGCTGGGGTCCCTGTGCACCATGAGCAAGCAGCTCCTCGGGGGCCCTGGGGACACCAGCAGCACTGTCACCAGCCTGTCCCAcaggatgggtgctgggggcaggaggacgCAGCTGGCTGTGTCCTGGGGCCTTGAGGGAAGCCCCCAGCACTGTCAGACCCCACCAAGCCCCAGCTGGCATCCACCGCCCTTTCTGGGAGCCAGGCAGGCACTGGGGGCTGTGGTGACGTGCTTTGCTCCTTGGTCCTGCAGCATCAGCACCAGCTGGTGCCTGCACGGCTCTGATGAGAAGTAGGCACCTGGAGAGCAATCCCAGCCTCTCCATTTTAAGGGCAGTTTCCCACGAAGACACACAAGCACCTGATTTCCATACAAAAAGCTCCTCCTGCCTTCAGCCTTCACAAGATCCTTTCAGGATGTTACCCCTGAGGCcctggcagcacagggctgaCCCACGCCTGGTGCAGTGTGTGGGGAACAGAGGGATTTCAGCCCTGCACAGGCCCTGGTACCCCAGGGGAAGCCGAGCCCCACGTTCCCCCTGTGGGAGGCTCACTCAGGTCTATGCCGCGAGCCGAGGGTCACGGCCCAGGCCGCACGCCTGGTGCATGCTGTGCCCGTGGCTCCTTCCTTCATGAGGGGACTTTGTGCCCTTCCCCTTGAGCCTGGTTAGCCTTCagagatgggggaaaaaaataaattcaaagtcCAGCA
This genomic stretch from Anas acuta chromosome 17, bAnaAcu1.1, whole genome shotgun sequence harbors:
- the SLC25A1 gene encoding tricarboxylate transport protein, mitochondrial isoform X2, which codes for MSSGGMCCWGGLAGGIEICITFPTEYVKTQLQLDEKANPPRYKGIGDCVKQTVRDHGIRGLYRGLSSLVYGSIPKAAVRFGMFEFLSNQMRDEKGRLDSTRGLICGLGAGVAEAVVVVCPMETVKVKFIHDQCSPKPKYRGFFHGVREIVREQGLKGTYQGLTATVLKQGSNQAIRFFVMTSLKNWYKGDDPNKVINPFVTGVFGALAGAASVFGNTPLDVVKTRMQGLEAHKYKSTWDCAYQIMKYEGPLAFYKGTVPRLGRVCLDVAIVFVIYDEVVKFLNKVWKTD
- the SLC25A1 gene encoding tricarboxylate transport protein, mitochondrial isoform X1, which produces MPAPAAPRSLAAAAPAGKAKLTHPGKAILAGGLAGGIEICITFPTEYVKTQLQLDEKANPPRYKGIGDCVKQTVRDHGIRGLYRGLSSLVYGSIPKAAVRFGMFEFLSNQMRDEKGRLDSTRGLICGLGAGVAEAVVVVCPMETVKVKFIHDQCSPKPKYRGFFHGVREIVREQGLKGTYQGLTATVLKQGSNQAIRFFVMTSLKNWYKGDDPNKVINPFVTGVFGALAGAASVFGNTPLDVVKTRMQGLEAHKYKSTWDCAYQIMKYEGPLAFYKGTVPRLGRVCLDVAIVFVIYDEVVKFLNKVWKTD
- the LOC137841476 gene encoding myb-related transcription factor, partner of profilin-like produces the protein MSAAKPKRIKFSEEEKFLILEEFSLRKDILIPKSGRYKNTLDRQRAWEEIAAAVNSLSPLVQRTPDEIRKKWHNMVIDARKELAMEKHPLLRQRPQEKLFHNIFALFNKPSPPLPDPLLSGSSFRVTAAGVPPGPPAPLCVAGGMLEVAPDLLLHGQSGAAAPARGMLCATGTPGPAPDGFLGTPSAEPDSKQSLLPAGPQPGVEKRLLPPGTAAPGPASLQGTAPVLLSSSPEPPRIKCPLSPALAWPCLGVTASPMAQSGDSPGPPASQENGSPTAPAEPLLGPRGCGHTAREVSEKQSQLHTEILELQKETLQLQKEKILLEKEKLLLEIIKLRRELGT
- the LOC137841484 gene encoding somatomedin-B and thrombospondin type-1 domain-containing protein-like, whose translation is MRGLLLCGGWLLAASYVLGGCRHRCCPGRNNACWAPGTHRARCYCDSYCERTGDCCQDYQASCRRAAVGCVVGPWGPWSSCSSPCGVGSRGRSRQVTVPPRHGGEPCPDLKQRRGCLGDDPTCGAAKGKVCDPAASVPGVAKVLPDSFSRDFRDPWRRAGLQRPEEAPSSPLPSSCGFFRLMQVAAACQGQPWSRQLQRDRRVCVQCWGDTHHGHPRCDGHGLQGARTFWVAASVLGCQGSWVREALQDGCTCPSPALVFV